One genomic region from Pseudoduganella lutea encodes:
- a CDS encoding S9 family peptidase, with translation MTAQTSLQTASHGTWPSPVSASMVAAGATPLSSLAIAGTDILWLAGRASEAGRTTLQRLRTERVDELTPLPLNVRTRVHEYGGGAYAVEGDTVFFSHAGDNRLYRKDGDAPPVAFTAEGRQRFADFIVDRARNRLVAVRERHPDDPASHAQPENTLCAIGFDGSETVLAQGHDFYSSPRLSPDGRQLAWLTWDHPRMPWQGTELWLAAIGDDGSLAAPALVAGGPEESICQPEWSPDGRLYFVSDRSGWWNLYRHGDVSQAICPLEAEFAGPHWTFGNSMYGFLSANEIACTYIDKGVSKLARLVIGSARLEAIPNPYDEIRELRTGDGFIALLGGSPTIPAEIARIDLANGELQVLVRSITTLPDDGYLSTPESISYPSANGRTAHAFFYPPCNRDVTAPADEKPPVIVIGHGGPTGMAASTLKLATQFWTSRGFGVLDVNYGGSTGFGRAYRDALKGQWGVVDVEDCVAGARWLVEQGRADGERLIIRGSSAGGYTTLCALAFHDVFKLGASYYGVSDLQGLDDDSHKFESHYNEYLIAPQPQARQVYLERSPSHHVDKLACPMIFFQGLDDKVVPPQQSETMVTALRQRGVPVAYVELEGEGHGFRKGESIVRTLEAELYFYQRMFGLHDAAAPAPVAIHNLDDAA, from the coding sequence ATGACCGCTCAAACCTCCTTGCAAACCGCTTCCCACGGTACCTGGCCTTCGCCGGTCAGCGCCTCGATGGTGGCCGCCGGCGCCACCCCGCTTTCATCGCTGGCGATCGCCGGCACGGATATCCTGTGGCTGGCCGGCCGGGCCAGCGAAGCAGGCCGCACCACCTTGCAGCGGCTGCGAACCGAACGGGTGGACGAACTGACGCCCCTGCCGCTGAACGTGCGCACGCGCGTGCATGAATACGGTGGTGGCGCCTACGCCGTGGAGGGCGATACGGTGTTCTTTTCCCATGCGGGCGACAACCGGCTGTACCGGAAGGATGGCGACGCGCCGCCCGTGGCGTTCACGGCCGAGGGCAGGCAGCGTTTTGCCGATTTCATCGTCGACCGCGCCCGCAACCGGCTGGTCGCCGTGCGCGAGCGGCATCCGGACGATCCCGCCTCCCACGCCCAGCCGGAAAACACCCTGTGCGCGATCGGCTTCGATGGCAGCGAAACCGTGCTCGCGCAGGGCCACGACTTTTACTCGTCGCCACGGCTGTCGCCGGATGGCCGGCAACTGGCCTGGCTGACGTGGGACCACCCGCGCATGCCATGGCAGGGCACCGAACTGTGGCTGGCCGCCATCGGCGACGACGGCAGCCTCGCCGCGCCCGCCCTGGTGGCGGGCGGGCCGGAAGAATCGATCTGCCAGCCCGAATGGTCGCCGGACGGCCGGCTGTATTTCGTTTCCGACCGCAGCGGCTGGTGGAACCTGTACCGCCACGGCGACGTGAGCCAGGCGATCTGCCCGCTGGAAGCGGAATTCGCCGGCCCCCACTGGACCTTCGGCAATTCGATGTACGGCTTCCTGTCCGCCAACGAAATCGCCTGCACGTATATCGACAAGGGCGTCAGCAAGCTGGCCCGGCTGGTGATCGGCAGCGCCAGGCTCGAGGCGATCCCGAATCCCTATGACGAGATCCGCGAGCTGCGCACGGGCGACGGCTTCATTGCGCTGCTGGGCGGCAGCCCCACGATCCCGGCGGAAATCGCCCGCATCGACCTGGCCAACGGCGAACTGCAGGTACTGGTCCGCTCGATCACGACACTGCCGGACGATGGCTATCTGTCCACCCCCGAAAGCATCAGCTACCCCAGTGCCAACGGCCGCACCGCGCATGCGTTCTTCTACCCGCCGTGCAACCGTGACGTGACCGCGCCGGCCGATGAAAAGCCGCCGGTGATCGTGATCGGCCATGGCGGCCCGACCGGCATGGCCGCCAGCACGCTGAAGCTGGCCACGCAGTTCTGGACCAGCCGCGGTTTCGGCGTGCTGGACGTGAACTACGGCGGCAGCACCGGCTTCGGCCGCGCCTACCGCGACGCGCTGAAAGGGCAATGGGGCGTGGTCGACGTGGAGGATTGCGTGGCCGGCGCGCGCTGGCTCGTCGAGCAGGGCCGTGCCGACGGCGAGCGCCTGATCATCCGCGGCAGCAGCGCCGGCGGTTACACCACGCTGTGCGCGCTGGCGTTCCATGACGTGTTCAAGCTGGGCGCCAGCTACTACGGCGTGTCCGACCTGCAGGGCCTGGACGACGATTCGCACAAGTTCGAATCGCACTACAACGAATACCTGATCGCGCCGCAGCCGCAGGCGCGACAGGTGTACCTGGAACGCTCGCCCAGCCACCACGTGGACAAGCTGGCCTGCCCGATGATCTTCTTCCAGGGCCTGGACGACAAGGTGGTGCCGCCGCAGCAGTCGGAAACGATGGTGACGGCACTGCGCCAGCGTGGCGTGCCGGTCGCCTACGTGGAACTCGAAGGTGAAGGCCATGGCTTCAGGAAGGGCGAATCGATCGTGCGCACGCTGGAAGCGGAGCTGTATTTCTACCAGCGCATGTTCGGCCTGCACGATGCTGCCGCTCCCGCACCGGTAGCCATCCATAATCTGGACGACGCCGCGTGA
- the hemE gene encoding uroporphyrinogen decarboxylase yields the protein MPQFAPLQNDTFLRALLRQPTDYTPVWLMRQAGRYLPEYKATRAKAGSFMGLATNPDLATEVTLQPIDRYPLDAAILFSDILTVPDAMGLGLYFVEGEGPKFERPLRTEADVQALRLPEPGSLDYVFKAVTQIRTTLNGRVPLIGFSGSPWTLACYMVEGQGSREFHTIKKMLYSRPDLMHHILDVNARAVAEYLNAQIDAGAQAVMIFDSWGGALADGAYQQFSLHYMQRVVAQLKREHDGARIPAIVFTKGGAHWAEEIAAIGADAIGLDWTADIGKVRAAVGDKVALQGNLDPAILFAGAEQIQAEVRRVLDAYGPHTTGHVFNLGHGISQFTPPESVAVMVDTVHSHSRKLRIGG from the coding sequence ATGCCACAATTCGCCCCGCTCCAGAACGACACCTTCCTGCGTGCGCTCCTGCGCCAGCCGACCGATTACACCCCCGTGTGGCTGATGCGCCAGGCGGGCCGTTACTTGCCGGAATACAAGGCCACGCGGGCAAAAGCCGGCTCGTTCATGGGCCTTGCCACGAATCCCGATCTCGCCACGGAAGTCACGCTGCAGCCGATCGACCGCTACCCGCTGGATGCGGCAATCCTGTTTTCCGACATCCTGACGGTGCCCGACGCCATGGGCCTGGGCCTGTATTTCGTCGAGGGCGAAGGACCGAAATTCGAACGCCCCTTGCGCACCGAAGCCGACGTGCAGGCATTGCGCCTGCCCGAGCCCGGCTCGCTCGACTACGTCTTCAAGGCCGTGACACAGATCCGCACCACGCTGAACGGCCGCGTGCCGCTGATCGGCTTTTCCGGCAGTCCCTGGACGCTGGCGTGCTACATGGTGGAAGGGCAGGGCTCGCGCGAGTTCCACACGATCAAGAAAATGCTCTACAGCCGGCCAGACCTGATGCACCACATCCTCGATGTGAACGCGCGCGCGGTGGCCGAATACCTGAATGCGCAGATCGACGCCGGCGCCCAGGCGGTGATGATCTTCGATTCGTGGGGCGGCGCGCTGGCCGACGGGGCCTATCAACAGTTTTCGCTGCACTACATGCAGCGGGTGGTCGCGCAGCTCAAGCGCGAGCATGACGGCGCGCGGATCCCGGCGATCGTCTTCACGAAAGGCGGCGCGCACTGGGCGGAAGAAATCGCCGCCATCGGTGCCGATGCGATCGGGCTGGACTGGACGGCCGATATCGGCAAGGTACGTGCCGCGGTGGGCGACAAGGTCGCGCTGCAAGGCAATCTCGACCCGGCCATCCTGTTTGCCGGCGCCGAGCAGATCCAGGCCGAAGTGCGCCGCGTGCTCGATGCCTATGGCCCCCATACGACCGGCCATGTCTTCAACCTGGGCCACGGAATTTCCCAGTTCACGCCGCCCGAATCGGTGGCCGTGATGGTCGATACGGTGCATTCGCACAGCCGCAAGCTGCGTATCGGCGGCTGA
- a CDS encoding primosomal protein N', with translation MPHCILRIALDTPLHAVFDYRWSGAEAERPQVGHLALVPFGTREVVGIIVAISEASEVAEEKLKDALAVRTQLAPLPAQWLALAGFAAEYYQRPLGEVALPGVPKNLRLSTTVALDRAIKKLAKTTIGHDPVPVGMPVLNAEQQQAADAIGGAEGFAPMLLYGVTGSGKTEVYLQACAQVLAREPDGQILVLVPEINLTPQLEGNIRARFPGVMLATLHSSLAEGERMLHWLAAHQGQARIVLGTRLAILASLPQLKLIVIDEEHDPSYKQQEGLRYSARDLAVWRAWQLKIPVVLGSATPSLESWHHAQSGRYRKLELRERAVKQAVLPAVKLVNMEHDKPDGGVTMQLKAALRQRLERGEQSLLFLNRRGYAPVICCEACGWVSDCQRCTAFMVLHKGEFKLRCHHCSLEMRIPRHCPTCGNVDLQPLGRGTQRIEENLREWFPAARILRIDADSTRRKGSAQEAFDTVHRGDVDILIGTQMVAKGHDFKKLTLVGILNPDTALFSQDYRASERLFAQLMQVAGRAGRTAQAEGGSASEVLVQTRYPEHPLYGALVRHDYDRFAGALLAERGQAGLPPYLYQAMLRAEAPELAKAIGFLQAARDCMQADTIAEGITINEPIPMSMTRVYNVDRAQLLVESPSRPALQAFLKEWMARLRDMKSRVKWSLEVDPVDI, from the coding sequence ATGCCTCATTGCATACTTCGTATCGCCCTCGACACGCCACTGCATGCCGTGTTCGATTACCGCTGGTCTGGCGCGGAAGCGGAACGGCCGCAGGTGGGTCACCTGGCCCTGGTGCCGTTCGGCACGCGCGAAGTGGTGGGCATCATCGTGGCCATCAGCGAAGCGTCCGAAGTCGCCGAGGAAAAACTCAAGGATGCGCTGGCGGTGCGCACGCAACTGGCACCGCTGCCGGCGCAATGGCTGGCACTGGCCGGCTTTGCGGCCGAGTATTACCAGCGCCCGCTGGGCGAAGTGGCGCTGCCGGGCGTCCCCAAGAATCTGCGGCTGTCCACCACCGTGGCGCTGGACCGGGCGATCAAGAAGCTGGCAAAGACAACCATCGGGCATGACCCGGTACCCGTCGGCATGCCGGTCCTGAATGCTGAACAGCAACAGGCGGCCGATGCGATCGGCGGCGCCGAAGGGTTCGCGCCGATGCTGCTGTATGGCGTGACGGGCAGCGGCAAGACGGAGGTCTACCTGCAAGCGTGCGCCCAGGTACTGGCGCGCGAGCCGGACGGTCAGATCCTCGTGCTCGTGCCTGAAATTAACCTGACGCCTCAGCTGGAAGGAAACATTCGTGCCCGTTTCCCCGGCGTCATGCTGGCCACCCTGCACAGCAGCCTTGCCGAAGGCGAGCGCATGCTGCACTGGCTGGCCGCCCACCAGGGCCAGGCCCGCATCGTGCTCGGCACGCGGCTGGCGATCCTCGCCTCGCTGCCGCAATTGAAGCTGATCGTCATCGACGAGGAGCACGACCCATCGTACAAGCAGCAGGAAGGCCTGCGCTATTCGGCGCGCGACCTGGCTGTGTGGCGTGCCTGGCAATTGAAGATTCCTGTCGTGCTGGGCTCGGCCACGCCATCGCTGGAAAGCTGGCACCACGCGCAATCGGGCCGCTACCGCAAGCTGGAACTGCGGGAACGGGCCGTGAAGCAGGCCGTGCTGCCGGCCGTCAAGCTCGTCAACATGGAACATGACAAGCCCGATGGCGGCGTGACGATGCAGTTGAAGGCCGCACTGCGCCAGCGGCTCGAACGGGGCGAGCAATCGCTGCTGTTCCTGAACCGGCGCGGCTATGCCCCGGTGATCTGCTGCGAGGCCTGCGGCTGGGTCAGCGATTGCCAGCGCTGCACGGCATTCATGGTGCTGCACAAGGGCGAGTTCAAGCTGCGTTGCCACCATTGCAGCCTGGAGATGCGCATCCCGCGCCATTGCCCCACGTGCGGCAACGTCGACCTGCAACCGCTGGGCCGCGGCACCCAGCGCATCGAGGAAAACCTGCGCGAGTGGTTCCCCGCGGCGCGCATCCTGCGCATCGATGCCGACTCCACCCGCCGCAAGGGCAGTGCCCAGGAAGCATTCGACACCGTGCACCGCGGCGACGTCGACATCCTGATCGGCACGCAAATGGTCGCCAAGGGGCATGACTTCAAGAAGCTCACCCTGGTCGGCATCCTGAACCCGGATACGGCGTTGTTCTCGCAGGATTACCGCGCCAGCGAGCGGCTGTTCGCGCAACTGATGCAGGTGGCGGGCCGTGCCGGCCGCACCGCGCAGGCCGAAGGCGGCAGCGCCAGCGAGGTGCTGGTGCAAACGCGTTATCCGGAGCACCCGCTGTACGGCGCGCTGGTCAGGCACGATTACGACCGCTTCGCCGGCGCATTGCTGGCCGAGCGCGGGCAGGCCGGCCTGCCGCCTTACCTGTACCAGGCGATGCTGCGCGCCGAGGCACCGGAACTGGCGAAGGCGATCGGCTTCCTGCAGGCGGCGCGCGACTGCATGCAGGCGGACACCATTGCGGAAGGCATCACGATCAATGAACCGATCCCGATGAGCATGACACGGGTCTACAACGTGGACCGCGCGCAATTGCTGGTGGAATCGCCCTCGCGGCCTGCCTTGCAGGCGTTCCTGAAGGAGTGGATGGCCCGGTTGCGCGACATGAAGTCGCGTGTCAAATGGTCGCTGGAAGTGGATCCGGTCGATATCTGA
- a CDS encoding dihydrolipoyl dehydrogenase, whose protein sequence is MNTIRCDVAVIGAGTAGLSAYRAARAAGKHAVLIEGGPYGTTCARVGCMPSKLLISAAEAAHALHAAPGFGVHPGAVRIDGPAVMDRVRRERDRFAGFVVENVEGLPAADKIRGYARFAAPDRLLVDDHTEVHAERIVIATGSTPIVPEEWALAGPRVIHSDAVFEWTDLPASVAVIGTGVIGLELGQALHRLGVRVALYARGNSVAQLSDPAVLAEASSVLKRELDIRFQSQVVSVRPDGEQLALTTRDGAGNEQQEHYDYVLVAIGRVPNVQALKLDLAGIERDRRGVPLYDRTTMQCGTSPIFIAGDANDELPLLPEAADQGKIAGHNAALYPDVQPGLRRTPLAIAFTEPQIATPGAGWRALAHSHEGRFAVGEVSFGNQGRSRVMLQNQGMLRVYGEYGSGRFLGAEMIGPRAEHIGHLLAWAVQAGLTVSAMLDMPFYHPVVEEGVRTALRDLAEALKHPPPEPAQPCPDCTPGT, encoded by the coding sequence ATGAACACGATTCGTTGCGACGTGGCCGTCATCGGCGCGGGCACGGCCGGCCTGTCCGCCTACCGCGCCGCCCGCGCGGCCGGCAAGCACGCGGTGCTGATCGAAGGCGGGCCGTATGGCACCACCTGTGCAAGGGTGGGCTGCATGCCCAGCAAGCTGCTGATCTCCGCGGCCGAGGCCGCGCACGCGCTGCATGCGGCGCCAGGTTTTGGCGTGCATCCCGGCGCTGTGCGCATCGACGGCCCGGCCGTGATGGACCGCGTGCGCCGCGAGCGCGACCGCTTCGCCGGTTTCGTCGTCGAGAATGTCGAAGGCTTGCCGGCGGCGGACAAGATCCGCGGCTACGCGCGCTTCGCCGCGCCGGACCGCCTGCTGGTGGACGACCATACCGAGGTGCATGCCGAACGCATCGTCATCGCCACCGGGTCGACGCCGATCGTGCCCGAGGAATGGGCGCTGGCCGGGCCGCGCGTGATCCACAGCGATGCCGTGTTCGAATGGACCGACCTGCCGGCATCGGTGGCCGTCATCGGTACCGGCGTGATTGGCCTGGAACTGGGCCAGGCGCTGCACCGGCTCGGCGTGCGCGTGGCGTTGTACGCGCGCGGCAACAGCGTGGCGCAACTGAGCGACCCGGCCGTGCTGGCCGAGGCAAGCAGTGTGCTGAAGCGGGAGCTCGACATCCGCTTCCAGTCGCAGGTCGTGTCGGTGCGGCCGGATGGCGAGCAACTGGCGCTGACCACCCGCGATGGCGCCGGGAACGAGCAGCAGGAGCACTACGATTACGTGCTGGTGGCGATCGGCCGCGTGCCGAACGTGCAGGCGTTGAAGCTGGACCTGGCCGGCATCGAGCGCGACCGCCGCGGCGTGCCGCTGTACGACCGCACCACGATGCAGTGCGGCACCAGCCCGATCTTCATCGCCGGCGATGCCAACGATGAACTGCCGCTGCTGCCGGAAGCGGCCGACCAGGGCAAGATCGCCGGTCACAATGCCGCGCTGTACCCCGACGTGCAGCCCGGCCTGCGTCGCACCCCGCTGGCGATCGCGTTCACCGAACCGCAGATCGCCACGCCGGGGGCCGGCTGGCGCGCATTGGCCCACAGCCACGAAGGCCGCTTCGCGGTCGGCGAGGTATCGTTCGGTAACCAGGGCCGCAGCCGGGTCATGTTGCAGAACCAGGGCATGCTGCGCGTGTACGGCGAATACGGCAGTGGCCGCTTCCTGGGTGCCGAGATGATCGGCCCACGTGCCGAGCACATCGGCCACCTGCTGGCGTGGGCCGTGCAGGCCGGGCTGACGGTGTCCGCCATGCTCGACATGCCGTTCTACCACCCGGTGGTCGAAGAAGGCGTGCGCACCGCGCTGCGCGATCTGGCCGAGGCATTGAAACACCCGCCGCCCGAGCCGGCACAGCCATGCCCCGACTGCACGCCGGGCACCTGA
- a CDS encoding HD-GYP domain-containing protein yields the protein MTIRRLTRSDLHAGEALAWDVFGENGALLVRKGYVPVSQTQVDSLAERGFVDGAALHGTDAAAPPPSVLRLLNHAVAELEPLLHRIAAGGGGVQAELEQVALLVAQAVELSPEVAAACILHNQRAASYAVRHCIDTAVVAQILARAVKRPAAEMLSMTLAALTMNVALLRLQDERGTLSDEEKALVRSHPERGVALLRQAGIGDPLWLDCVLSHHENENGSGYPCALVGDAIAVPAKLLALADRFCARVSDRPFRKPMLPNAALRDILLDARHALDAQLGAVLIRELGIYPVGTFVRLLNGEVGVVSRRGLNSTTPYVQTFIGPRGAPLDVFLQRDTRADLSAIRDVLSADQVDTTIRMDQVWGRAALP from the coding sequence ATGACGATTCGGCGACTGACCAGGAGCGATCTCCACGCTGGCGAAGCGCTCGCCTGGGATGTGTTCGGCGAAAATGGCGCGCTGCTGGTGCGCAAGGGTTACGTGCCCGTGTCGCAAACACAGGTGGACAGCCTCGCCGAGCGCGGCTTCGTCGACGGCGCGGCGCTGCACGGCACGGATGCGGCCGCCCCGCCGCCGTCGGTGCTGCGCCTGCTCAATCACGCGGTCGCCGAACTGGAACCGCTGCTGCACCGGATCGCCGCCGGCGGGGGCGGCGTGCAGGCCGAGCTGGAACAGGTTGCGCTGCTCGTCGCGCAAGCCGTGGAACTCAGTCCCGAAGTGGCTGCCGCCTGCATCCTGCATAACCAGCGCGCAGCGTCGTATGCGGTGCGGCATTGCATCGACACGGCCGTGGTGGCGCAGATCCTGGCCCGTGCGGTCAAGCGGCCGGCCGCCGAAATGCTGTCGATGACGCTGGCCGCGCTGACGATGAACGTGGCGCTGCTGCGCCTGCAGGACGAGCGCGGCACTCTCTCCGACGAGGAAAAGGCGCTCGTGCGCAGTCACCCGGAACGGGGCGTGGCGCTGCTGCGCCAGGCCGGCATCGGTGATCCTTTATGGCTCGATTGCGTGCTGTCGCACCATGAAAACGAGAATGGCAGCGGTTATCCGTGCGCGCTGGTGGGCGATGCGATCGCGGTGCCCGCCAAGCTGCTCGCGCTGGCCGACCGGTTCTGCGCCCGCGTGTCGGACCGGCCATTCCGCAAGCCGATGCTGCCGAACGCGGCGCTGCGCGACATCCTGCTCGATGCCCGGCATGCGCTCGATGCCCAGCTGGGCGCCGTGCTGATCCGCGAACTGGGCATTTATCCTGTCGGCACCTTCGTGCGCTTGCTGAACGGCGAAGTCGGCGTGGTCTCGCGCCGTGGCCTGAATTCGACCACGCCCTATGTGCAGACCTTCATCGGCCCGCGCGGCGCTCCGCTCGACGTGTTCCTGCAGCGTGACACGCGCGCCGACCTGTCCGCCATCCGCGACGTGCTCAGCGCCGACCAGGTCGATACCACGATCCGCATGGACCAGGTATGGGGCAGGGCGGCGCTGCCGTAG
- a CDS encoding SRPBCC family protein — protein MKFEHLIEINDPLNPLIDSLTHEQLWRGLVLRAESPKLFVPHLDEVRIGERSDKGFKRTQRYGDLVIEDTVVLEYPNRIRYEVAAQGEISKSSLTMTIESHGQDHLFVRFEYEDAHNAREDEENAMFDEFRRSAYQESDIDTIRVLRELAEEGRLDATLN, from the coding sequence ATGAAATTCGAACATCTGATAGAAATCAACGATCCGCTGAACCCGCTGATCGACTCCCTCACCCACGAGCAGCTCTGGCGTGGCCTGGTGCTGCGCGCCGAGTCGCCGAAGCTGTTCGTGCCGCATCTCGACGAAGTGCGCATCGGTGAACGCAGCGACAAGGGCTTCAAGCGTACCCAGCGCTATGGGGACCTGGTGATCGAGGATACCGTGGTGCTGGAATACCCGAACCGCATCCGCTACGAAGTGGCCGCGCAGGGCGAAATCAGCAAGTCGAGCCTGACGATGACGATCGAATCGCATGGGCAGGACCACCTGTTCGTGCGCTTCGAATACGAGGATGCGCACAATGCGCGCGAAGACGAGGAAAACGCCATGTTCGACGAGTTCCGCCGCTCCGCCTACCAGGAATCGGATATCGACACGATCCGCGTGCTGCGCGAGCTGGCCGAGGAAGGCCGGCTCGATGCCACGTTGAACTGA
- a CDS encoding UvrD-helicase domain-containing protein yields MSNAPRFGLNGPQSEAVLYLDGPALVLAGAGSGKTRVITQKITYMIEERGYDPRTIAALTFTNKAALEMQERVAKLLKQPKQAKQLTVSTFHSLGVKILRQEANHLGLKDRFSIMDSDDCYSLVQDMALTTDKGLIRRIQNDISLWKNGLVTPELAIRNAKDEDEAQSARIYASYVSTLSAYQAVDFDDLIRLPVELFRDNDQVRDKWQRRLRYLLVDEYQDTNTCQYELLKLMVTGIGKKPMFTAVGDDDQAIYAWRGASVENLANLQVDFPDLRLIKLEQNYRSTTRILQAANAVIANNPKLFEKALWSEHGLGEPIKVHAMANDEQEADQVAIMISADHFERRNKWSDYAILYRGNHQARIIEQALRNQRIPYTISGGQSFFDKAEIKDIIAYLRLLANQDDDPAFIRAVTTPRRGIGQSTLEVLGAFSGQWQCSLFEAVFKGGIEAKLTDRQLQPLRDFCNFINDLESRASRPGQAGSGDNAAQVLDDMMEAIHYEHYLYDTLEERAAQSRWQNVLDFMGWLKDRGRGGKDRDGEEKNVLELTQMVALMSMLEGKDEDLDSIRMSTLHASKGLEYPHVFLVGVEEGILPHKGDPDAPVETLAQRIEEERRLMYVGITRAQRTLQLTWCKKRKRAGEQVHCDVSRFIAEMQLDVGDAPPKESEVISPRERLARMKELLATPKTKEIT; encoded by the coding sequence ATGTCCAATGCACCCAGATTCGGCCTGAACGGGCCGCAAAGCGAAGCCGTGCTGTATCTCGACGGTCCTGCCCTCGTGCTGGCCGGCGCCGGTTCGGGCAAGACACGCGTGATCACGCAAAAGATCACGTACATGATCGAGGAACGGGGCTACGATCCCCGCACCATCGCCGCCCTCACGTTCACCAACAAGGCCGCGCTCGAGATGCAGGAGCGCGTTGCCAAGCTGCTCAAGCAGCCCAAGCAGGCCAAGCAGCTCACCGTGTCCACCTTCCACTCGCTGGGCGTGAAGATCCTGCGCCAGGAAGCGAACCACCTGGGCCTGAAGGACCGCTTTTCCATCATGGACAGCGACGATTGCTATTCGCTGGTGCAGGACATGGCGCTTACCACCGACAAGGGATTGATCCGCCGCATCCAGAACGACATCTCGCTGTGGAAGAACGGCCTGGTGACGCCGGAACTGGCGATCCGCAACGCCAAGGATGAAGACGAGGCGCAGTCGGCGCGCATCTACGCCAGCTATGTGAGCACGCTGTCGGCCTACCAGGCGGTCGATTTCGACGACCTGATCCGACTGCCGGTGGAACTGTTCCGCGACAATGACCAGGTGCGCGACAAGTGGCAGCGCCGGCTGCGCTACCTGCTGGTCGACGAATACCAGGACACCAACACCTGCCAGTACGAGCTGCTGAAACTGATGGTCACCGGGATCGGCAAGAAACCCATGTTTACCGCGGTGGGCGACGATGACCAGGCGATCTACGCGTGGCGCGGCGCCTCGGTGGAAAACCTCGCCAACCTGCAGGTCGATTTCCCCGATCTCCGCCTGATCAAGCTGGAGCAGAATTACCGCTCCACCACGCGCATCCTGCAGGCGGCCAATGCCGTCATCGCGAACAACCCGAAGCTGTTTGAAAAGGCGCTGTGGTCCGAGCACGGCCTGGGCGAGCCGATCAAGGTGCACGCGATGGCCAACGACGAGCAGGAAGCCGACCAGGTGGCGATCATGATCTCGGCCGACCATTTCGAGCGCCGCAACAAGTGGTCCGATTACGCGATCCTGTACCGCGGCAACCACCAGGCCCGCATCATCGAGCAGGCGCTGCGCAACCAGCGCATTCCGTACACGATCTCGGGAGGCCAGAGCTTCTTCGACAAGGCCGAGATCAAGGACATCATCGCCTACCTGCGCCTGCTGGCGAACCAGGATGACGACCCCGCCTTCATCCGCGCCGTGACCACGCCGCGCCGCGGCATCGGCCAGTCCACGCTGGAAGTGCTGGGCGCGTTCTCCGGCCAGTGGCAATGCTCGCTGTTCGAAGCCGTGTTCAAGGGCGGTATCGAGGCAAAGCTGACGGACCGCCAGTTGCAGCCGCTGCGCGACTTCTGCAACTTCATCAACGACCTGGAATCGCGCGCAAGCCGCCCGGGCCAGGCCGGTAGCGGCGACAATGCCGCCCAGGTGCTGGACGACATGATGGAGGCGATCCACTACGAGCACTACCTGTACGACACGCTCGAGGAACGGGCAGCGCAGAGCCGGTGGCAGAACGTGCTCGATTTCATGGGTTGGCTGAAGGACCGTGGCCGCGGCGGCAAGGACCGCGATGGCGAGGAAAAGAACGTGCTCGAGCTGACGCAGATGGTGGCGCTGATGTCGATGCTGGAGGGGAAGGACGAAGACCTGGATTCGATCCGCATGTCCACGCTGCACGCGTCGAAAGGCCTGGAGTATCCGCACGTGTTCCTGGTCGGGGTGGAAGAAGGCATCCTGCCGCACAAGGGCGACCCGGACGCGCCCGTGGAAACCCTGGCCCAGCGCATCGAGGAAGAACGGCGGTTGATGTATGTGGGCATCACGCGGGCGCAGCGCACGCTGCAGCTCACATGGTGCAAGAAAAGAAAGCGCGCCGGCGAGCAGGTGCATTGCGACGTTTCCCGCTTCATCGCCGAGATGCAGCTCGACGTGGGCGATGCGCCACCAAAGGAAAGCGAAGTGATCTCGCCGCGCGAACGCCTGGCCCGCATGAAGGAATTGCTGGCCACCCCGAAAACAAAGGAAATCACGTGA
- a CDS encoding SlyX family protein — MNTEEQIDARFVDIEIKLAHQEDLVESLNARIYEQQKQIDQLEAMVARLIEHMRTRDTTQAPVNERPPHY; from the coding sequence GTGAACACCGAAGAACAGATCGACGCGCGTTTCGTCGACATCGAAATCAAGCTGGCCCACCAGGAAGACCTCGTCGAATCGCTGAACGCGCGCATCTACGAGCAGCAAAAGCAGATCGACCAGCTCGAGGCGATGGTTGCCCGGCTGATCGAACACATGCGCACGCGCGATACGACGCAGGCTCCGGTCAACGAACGGCCACCGCATTACTGA